One segment of Asaia bogorensis NBRC 16594 DNA contains the following:
- the minD gene encoding septum site-determining protein MinD: MAKVLVVTSGKGGVGKTTTTAALGAALAQSGQNVVVIDFDVGLRNLDLVMGAERRVVFDFINVVQGDAKLSQALIRDKRVETLSILPASQTRDKDALTAEGVAKVIDELREKFDWIICDSPAGIERGAQMAMYHADIAVVVTNPEVSSVRDSDRIIGMLDSTTEKAKNGEKVEKHLLMTRYDPSRAAKGEMLNTEDVLEILSIPLLGIIPESEEVLRASNVGAPVTLSNPESAPARAYFDAARRLQGEKLEIQIPIERKGILDWLFKKRVA, from the coding sequence ATGGCTAAGGTGCTGGTAGTCACATCCGGTAAGGGCGGGGTCGGCAAAACGACCACGACAGCAGCACTGGGTGCCGCGCTTGCCCAGTCGGGTCAGAACGTGGTGGTGATCGATTTCGATGTCGGGCTGCGTAATCTCGATCTCGTCATGGGTGCCGAGCGTCGCGTTGTTTTCGACTTTATCAATGTGGTGCAGGGCGACGCCAAGCTCTCACAGGCGCTGATCCGCGACAAACGCGTTGAGACCCTTTCCATCCTTCCCGCCTCGCAGACACGCGACAAGGATGCACTGACCGCCGAGGGCGTTGCCAAGGTCATCGACGAACTGCGCGAGAAATTCGACTGGATCATCTGTGACAGTCCCGCCGGTATCGAGCGTGGAGCCCAGATGGCCATGTACCATGCGGATATCGCAGTCGTCGTGACCAATCCCGAAGTCAGTTCCGTGCGTGACAGCGACCGTATCATCGGCATGCTCGACAGCACGACCGAGAAGGCAAAGAATGGCGAGAAGGTCGAGAAGCATCTTCTGATGACGCGCTACGACCCGTCGCGTGCCGCCAAGGGCGAGATGCTCAACACCGAAGACGTGCTCGAAATCCTGTCCATCCCGCTGCTTGGCATCATTCCCGAGAGCGAAGAGGTCCTGCGCGCCTCGAATGTCGGTGCTCCTGTCACCCTTTCAAACCCTGAATCGGCCCCGGCGCGCGCCTATTTCGATGCGGCTCGTCGCCTCCAGGGCGAGAAGCTCGAAATCCAGATACCGATCGAGCGCAAGGGCATACTCGACTGGCTGTTCAAGAAGAGGGTCGCATGA
- a CDS encoding YidB family protein, producing MAASTDVRCLKSISRCRKSTRKHDARPEFTGRRQDWRQGLSGFFGSMINSALGSMGDKLKEKLGGSIGEYLTSEQGIQTLVEQARKAGLEDKVRSWIGSGENLPISADELRALLTDDQIQMLVSKTGLPAGALLPALAQFLPGVVDHHTSEQDQPPAAG from the coding sequence ATGGCGGCCTCGACGGATGTTCGGTGCTTGAAATCGATATCGAGATGCCGCAAATCGACAAGGAAACACGACGCTCGGCCTGAATTTACAGGCCGGCGTCAAGACTGGAGACAGGGATTGAGCGGTTTTTTTGGGTCGATGATCAATTCTGCGCTTGGGTCCATGGGTGACAAGCTCAAGGAAAAGCTGGGCGGCAGTATCGGTGAGTATCTCACCAGCGAGCAGGGAATTCAGACCCTCGTCGAGCAGGCCCGCAAGGCCGGTCTTGAGGACAAGGTAAGGTCGTGGATTGGCTCAGGAGAAAACCTGCCGATTTCTGCGGACGAACTGCGCGCCCTGCTCACTGACGATCAGATTCAGATGCTCGTTTCAAAGACAGGTCTCCCTGCCGGTGCATTGCTCCCGGCGCTCGCACAGTTCCTGCCCGGCGTGGTGGACCACCACACAAGTGAGCAGGATCAGCCTCCAGCCGCAGGCTGA
- the minE gene encoding cell division topological specificity factor MinE — protein sequence MSLFGLFTKRNTGAVARDRLQILLAHERSGNGNSELISQLHREILEVIKRHVAVDQDKVQVKLDGGLDGCSVLEIDIEMPQIDKETRRSA from the coding sequence ATGAGCCTGTTCGGACTTTTCACCAAGCGCAATACAGGCGCTGTGGCGCGTGACCGCCTCCAGATCCTTCTGGCGCATGAGCGTTCCGGTAATGGCAACTCTGAACTGATCAGCCAGTTACATCGCGAGATCCTTGAGGTGATCAAGCGCCATGTGGCGGTTGATCAGGACAAGGTTCAGGTCAAGCTCGATGGCGGCCTCGACGGATGTTCGGTGCTTGAAATCGATATCGAGATGCCGCAAATCGACAAGGAAACACGACGCTCGGCCTGA